The following are encoded in a window of Methylicorpusculum oleiharenae genomic DNA:
- a CDS encoding calcium/sodium antiporter, with protein MALSIVMIVLGLALLVWSADRFVEGAASVARHLGMPPLLIGMVIVGFGTSAPEMTVSALAAIQGNPGLALGNGYGSNIANIAMILGITALISPITVHSQIIKKELPILAVVTLFALFQIYDGELSRIDAIGLLAVFLLIVGWSIYQGIKNRSDALAQDVDAELIEHPMPFKKGIIWVVVGLVLLIVSSRMLVWGAVNIAHSLGVSDLIIGLTIVAVGTSLPELASSIIAARKGEDDIAIGNIIGSNLFNTTAVIGIAGAIQPMSIPSEILTRDWPVMALLTLAIFILGYSRDGKGSINRIEGGVLLSIFLAYTGFLAISAL; from the coding sequence ATGGCTTTGTCCATCGTTATGATTGTCTTGGGACTCGCTTTGCTGGTCTGGAGTGCTGACCGTTTTGTGGAGGGCGCGGCGTCCGTTGCCCGGCATTTAGGCATGCCGCCCTTGTTGATAGGCATGGTCATCGTCGGTTTTGGCACTTCTGCACCCGAAATGACGGTTTCCGCACTTGCCGCAATACAAGGCAACCCCGGCCTGGCTTTAGGTAACGGGTATGGTTCCAACATCGCGAATATTGCCATGATTCTGGGCATAACGGCACTGATCAGCCCGATTACGGTTCACTCTCAAATCATCAAAAAAGAACTGCCGATTCTTGCTGTCGTTACCCTGTTTGCATTATTTCAAATTTACGATGGCGAACTTAGCCGAATCGACGCAATCGGCTTGCTCGCTGTCTTTTTGCTCATTGTTGGCTGGTCGATTTACCAAGGCATAAAAAACCGCAGCGATGCCCTGGCTCAAGATGTTGACGCAGAACTTATCGAGCACCCCATGCCTTTCAAAAAGGGCATCATCTGGGTAGTCGTCGGCCTGGTTTTGCTGATTGTCAGCTCAAGAATGCTGGTCTGGGGCGCGGTTAATATTGCGCACAGTCTGGGTGTCAGCGACCTGATTATCGGTTTGACTATCGTTGCGGTCGGCACCTCGTTACCCGAACTGGCCTCTTCAATTATTGCCGCGCGTAAAGGCGAAGACGATATCGCAATAGGCAATATCATTGGCTCGAATCTCTTTAATACAACGGCTGTGATCGGTATTGCCGGTGCTATTCAACCCATGTCAATTCCTTCTGAAATTCTGACCCGCGATTGGCCTGTGATGGCTTTACTGACGCTGGCCATCTTTATCCTGGGCTATTCCAGAGATGGCAAAGGCAGCATCAACCGGATAGAAGGCGGCGTTCTGTTATCGATATTTTTGGCTTATACCGGTTTTCTGGCCATCTCGGCCTTGTGA
- a CDS encoding transposase encodes MTSRGNARNEIYLDDEDRVNWLELFNDVCSRFNWVCHAYCLMSIHYHVVVETIEGNLSKGMRQLNGVYTQTFNRRHRRVGHVFQGRYKALLVKKDSHLLELARYVVLNPVRAQRVKESAEWPWSSYQATISQALPLRCLQVHWLLSQLGSNRGKRLLGIRILLESNGGSSFNQACRANLKGG; translated from the coding sequence GTGACTTCGCGGGGTAATGCGAGGAATGAAATATACCTTGACGATGAAGACCGAGTTAACTGGCTCGAATTGTTTAACGACGTTTGTTCGCGGTTTAACTGGGTTTGTCATGCGTATTGTTTGATGAGTATTCATTACCATGTTGTCGTGGAAACGATAGAGGGCAATTTATCCAAGGGCATGCGCCAGTTGAATGGCGTTTACACGCAAACATTCAATCGGCGACATAGAAGAGTCGGTCATGTATTTCAAGGACGTTATAAAGCCCTTTTGGTGAAAAAGGACAGTCATTTGCTTGAACTTGCTCGTTATGTGGTGTTGAATCCGGTCAGAGCGCAGAGGGTCAAAGAGTCAGCGGAGTGGCCTTGGAGCAGTTATCAAGCCACAATCAGTCAAGCATTGCCGTTAAGATGCTTGCAGGTTCATTGGTTATTGAGCCAATTGGGTTCGAATCGAGGGAAGCGATTACTCGGTATCAGGATTTTGTTAGAAAGTAATGGGGGCAGTTCTTTCAATCAAGCATGTAGGGCTAATTTGAAAGGCGGTTAA
- a CDS encoding lipocalin-like domain-containing protein encodes MMKKPAVSISILLISALLVFAGVRFFQTNERLAMQSQDAAANVLMADDKGFAKAYSPRLFEFPADHGAHPDYRTEWWYFTGNLKDASGRPFGYQLTFFRFALAAETTASESTERLMSESAWRNRQMYMAHFTVTDIQGNTFYHDERFSRAGLDLAGAEAEPFRVWLNDWSAEGSGQTVFPLKLTAKNSTVAIDLQLTMDKPLVLQGNQGLSQKSEQAGNASYYYSFTRLTTAGSIRINNQSFSVSGASWMDREWSTSALSAEQAGWDWFSLQLSDHSEIMFYRLRRKDGKADTYSSGIIVEADNSQLRLNAASVNIDVSEQWTSPHSHSTYPAKWRLTIPQQGISLEITPFLNDQELNGRYRYWEGAVKLTGEKNGRPVSGQGYVELTGY; translated from the coding sequence ATGATGAAAAAGCCTGCCGTTTCAATCAGCATTTTGCTCATCAGCGCGTTGCTGGTGTTTGCAGGCGTTCGCTTTTTTCAGACGAATGAAAGATTAGCAATGCAAAGTCAGGATGCCGCAGCTAACGTATTGATGGCTGACGATAAAGGTTTTGCCAAAGCCTATTCTCCCAGACTGTTCGAATTTCCTGCCGACCATGGCGCTCATCCTGATTATCGGACCGAATGGTGGTATTTCACAGGCAATCTAAAAGATGCATCAGGGCGGCCGTTCGGCTATCAACTGACATTTTTCCGTTTTGCCTTGGCGGCAGAGACAACCGCCTCTGAATCGACCGAGCGCCTCATGTCAGAATCAGCCTGGCGGAACCGGCAGATGTATATGGCTCACTTCACTGTTACGGATATTCAAGGCAACACTTTTTATCATGACGAACGTTTCAGTCGTGCCGGACTGGATTTGGCAGGCGCTGAAGCTGAACCCTTTCGGGTTTGGCTTAACGATTGGTCGGCTGAAGGCAGCGGCCAAACTGTTTTCCCGCTCAAGCTGACTGCCAAAAACTCAACGGTGGCGATTGATTTACAACTGACGATGGACAAACCTTTAGTATTGCAAGGCAATCAAGGTCTTAGCCAGAAAAGTGAGCAAGCGGGCAATGCCTCTTATTATTATTCGTTTACTCGCCTAACGACGGCGGGTTCCATCCGCATAAACAATCAATCTTTTTCGGTATCCGGCGCCAGCTGGATGGACAGGGAATGGAGTACCAGTGCCCTGTCTGCAGAACAAGCCGGTTGGGACTGGTTTTCACTGCAATTGTCCGATCACAGTGAAATCATGTTTTACCGGCTTAGACGCAAGGATGGCAAGGCCGACACTTACAGTTCCGGCATCATCGTTGAAGCGGATAACTCCCAGCTTCGTCTCAACGCCGCCAGCGTCAATATTGACGTTTCCGAACAGTGGACAAGCCCGCATTCCCATAGCACTTACCCGGCCAAATGGCGGTTGACTATTCCGCAGCAGGGGATCAGTCTGGAAATCACACCCTTCCTCAACGATCAAGAGTTGAACGGGCGATACCGTTATTGGGAAGGCGCGGTCAAACTGACCGGAGAGAAAAACGGCCGTCCAGTTTCAGGACAAGGTTATGTTGAGTTAACCGGGTATTGA